One stretch of Tepidibacter hydrothermalis DNA includes these proteins:
- a CDS encoding 5' nucleotidase, NT5C type codes for MGKLNICIDIDGTITNAYYWIPFANKYFNKDIKEEDVTLYEMHEVFNVPKEKYTKFYNKYIREIHEAAVLREDVKPIVDKLSQENNLYFVTARDKRVEDITINFLKDNKIPYNDLFLLGNHYKVDKAIELSCDVFIEDNYSNAIQLSESGFDVILIDTYYNRKKLNDKITRVKTWDEIYNIIMNKYLQKVS; via the coding sequence ATGGGGAAATTGAATATTTGCATAGATATTGATGGAACTATAACCAATGCATATTATTGGATACCTTTTGCAAATAAATATTTTAATAAAGATATAAAAGAAGAAGATGTTACATTGTATGAAATGCATGAAGTTTTTAATGTCCCAAAAGAAAAGTATACGAAATTTTACAATAAATATATTCGAGAAATACACGAAGCAGCAGTATTAAGAGAAGATGTAAAACCTATAGTTGACAAGTTAAGTCAAGAAAATAATTTATATTTTGTAACTGCTAGAGATAAAAGAGTAGAAGATATTACAATAAATTTTTTAAAAGATAATAAAATACCATATAACGATCTTTTTTTGTTAGGAAATCATTATAAAGTAGATAAGGCAATAGAACTAAGTTGTGATGTTTTCATAGAAGATAATTATAGTAATGCAATTCAGTTATCAGAATCAGGATTCGATGTTATTTTGATAGATACGTATTATAATAGAAAAAAACTAAATGATAAAATCACAAGAGTCAAAACTTGGGATGAGATATATAATATAATAATGAATAAATATTTACAAAAAGTAAGTTGA
- a CDS encoding S-layer homology domain-containing protein, producing MTLKRKIKNTGLLLSIFSLLGVNSMNIFAEQTVSNWAQAPFSAMQQKQLIPKSLEKDENFQGEITREEFAELVTTYYLQLKPEPIQGEGIFDDTVNPLVQLAGRLGIVNGTGEGKFSPNDKLTREQASTMFARAEKMVNNNLETTTENSFNDKTKISSWANEGVSTMNKQGIIKGYPDGSFKPQSEMSKEQAIVVTARMAKKNGVLDFEEKQEDTQSDSIEEYANKYGYKIHSSDKYITVVDKNGEDLMSIERKPKECIYTFGAEQISKNRDQSYEFVNLYAKIDEFDKLKNSVDTYIDNKESGVKTIDIDGIKVSMYSTSYGLILTIDNSITKSN from the coding sequence ATGACTTTAAAAAGAAAAATCAAAAATACAGGTTTATTATTAAGTATTTTTTCCCTTTTAGGTGTTAATTCAATGAATATATTTGCAGAACAAACCGTGTCTAATTGGGCTCAAGCTCCATTTAGTGCAATGCAACAAAAACAACTTATACCTAAATCACTAGAGAAAGATGAAAATTTTCAAGGTGAAATAACTAGAGAAGAGTTTGCAGAGTTAGTAACTACATATTATCTGCAGTTAAAACCTGAACCAATTCAAGGAGAAGGGATATTTGATGATACAGTGAATCCTCTAGTTCAATTAGCAGGTAGATTGGGAATAGTAAACGGAACAGGTGAAGGTAAGTTTAGTCCTAATGACAAATTAACAAGAGAACAAGCTTCAACTATGTTTGCAAGAGCAGAGAAAATGGTAAATAATAATCTTGAAACAACTACTGAAAATTCTTTTAATGATAAAACTAAAATATCAAGTTGGGCAAATGAAGGTGTGTCAACAATGAACAAACAAGGAATAATTAAGGGATATCCTGATGGTTCATTTAAACCACAGAGTGAAATGTCAAAGGAACAGGCAATAGTAGTAACAGCAAGAATGGCTAAAAAAAATGGGGTCTTGGATTTTGAGGAAAAACAAGAAGATACTCAAAGTGACTCAATAGAAGAATATGCAAATAAATATGGTTATAAAATACATTCAAGTGATAAATATATTACAGTAGTAGATAAAAATGGTGAAGATCTTATGTCGATAGAAAGAAAACCTAAGGAATGTATCTATACTTTTGGTGCAGAACAAATATCTAAAAACAGAGACCAATCTTATGAATTTGTTAATCTGTATGCAAAGATTGATGAATTTGATAAATTGAAAAATTCTGTAGATACTTATATAGATAATAAGGAATCAGGAGTAAAAACAATAGATATAGATGGAATAAAAGTATCTATGTACAGTACTAGTTATGGTTTGATTTTAACTATAGATAATAGTATAACTAAAAGTAATTAA
- a CDS encoding sulfurtransferase: protein MKNLVGAKWLKENNNEDTVIVDCRFDLQIPSYGKDSYLKNHIPDAVYIDVDKDLAGDVKEHGGRHPLPDLNEFKSKLESCGIGNDTIVVAYDDGEVAGASRFWWMLKYIGHEKVYILDGGIKAWKESGYYLSSDIPKKENKCLDIKINKSIIATVDEVKENIYKDTSVIIDSRSFERYKGEIEPIDKKAGHIPSSQNYFWMDVLENDKMKDNKKLKDHFNEILKYKKIIVHCGSGITGCVNYVALDEIGVKSKLYLGSWSDWISYDDNEIKTGE, encoded by the coding sequence TTGAAAAATTTAGTCGGTGCAAAATGGTTAAAAGAAAATAATAATGAGGATACAGTTATAGTAGATTGCAGATTTGATTTACAGATTCCTTCGTATGGTAAAGATAGTTATTTAAAAAATCATATTCCAGATGCAGTATATATTGATGTGGATAAAGATTTAGCAGGAGATGTAAAAGAACATGGAGGAAGACATCCTTTACCTGATTTAAATGAATTTAAATCCAAATTAGAAAGTTGTGGAATAGGAAATGATACAATAGTTGTAGCTTATGATGATGGAGAAGTTGCAGGTGCATCTAGATTTTGGTGGATGTTAAAATATATAGGTCATGAGAAAGTATATATTTTAGATGGAGGAATAAAAGCTTGGAAAGAATCAGGTTATTATTTATCATCAGATATTCCTAAAAAAGAAAATAAATGTTTAGATATTAAGATAAATAAATCTATAATAGCAACAGTAGATGAAGTTAAAGAAAATATATATAAGGATACATCAGTTATAATTGATTCCAGATCTTTTGAAAGATACAAGGGAGAAATAGAGCCTATTGATAAAAAAGCAGGTCATATCCCTAGTTCTCAAAATTATTTTTGGATGGATGTTTTGGAAAATGATAAAATGAAAGATAATAAAAAATTAAAAGATCATTTTAACGAAATATTAAAGTATAAGAAAATAATTGTTCACTGTGGATCTGGAATCACTGGCTGTGTAAACTATGTTGCTCTTGATGAAATAGGTGTAAAATCAAAACTTTACCTAGGGTCATGGAGCGATTGGATAAGCTATGATGATAATGAAATAAAAACAGGAGAATAA
- a CDS encoding pyridoxal phosphate-dependent aminotransferase — protein MNKPILSAHFESRKPSAVRLAQMKYEERKVKPEAVINVGIGNVSLPANTAMQKRMFALDAKNSPFASGVIRYTTTAGTEECQDAFRNILNCEGFDTSKLHFQVTDGGSTAMELLLIGTCGPAGTDKRPLLMIDPAYTNYISFAERTGRKTVTVKRQLNENGNFDLPEIDKIEEVIKANNPGALLVIPYDNPTGQLYDYDSMKALAQLCVKYNMWMVSDEAYRELYYDTDKPLVSIWGVTDADVPGIEGRRISIETASKVWNACGLRIGALITDNAEFNNRSVAEYTANLCANAIGQYIFGALAHESKEGILGWCQEIREYYREQILKVYKGLKEQEPNLIVSNPDASIYTVVDVRNVVKPGFNAIDFVLYCAGEGSVNIDGVETTLLVAPMSGFYDIKDSEANPGSTQFRLSFVETPEKMDKIPELFVKLLREYESQR, from the coding sequence ATGAACAAACCTATACTATCTGCTCACTTTGAGTCAAGAAAACCATCAGCAGTTCGTCTTGCACAAATGAAGTATGAAGAGCGAAAAGTAAAACCAGAAGCTGTTATTAATGTGGGTATTGGAAACGTTTCTCTTCCAGCAAATACTGCAATGCAAAAAAGAATGTTTGCATTAGATGCAAAGAACAGTCCGTTTGCTAGTGGTGTTATTAGATACACAACAACTGCTGGGACTGAGGAATGTCAAGATGCTTTTAGAAACATTTTAAATTGTGAAGGTTTTGATACAAGTAAGCTTCACTTCCAAGTTACAGATGGTGGATCAACAGCAATGGAATTATTACTAATTGGTACATGTGGTCCAGCTGGAACAGATAAAAGACCTTTGTTGATGATTGACCCAGCTTATACAAATTATATTTCATTTGCGGAAAGAACTGGAAGAAAAACAGTTACTGTAAAGCGTCAACTAAATGAAAATGGAAACTTCGACCTTCCAGAAATTGATAAAATTGAAGAAGTAATTAAGGCGAATAATCCGGGAGCTTTACTAGTAATACCATATGATAATCCTACTGGTCAGCTGTATGACTATGATTCTATGAAAGCATTAGCACAGCTTTGTGTGAAGTACAATATGTGGATGGTAAGTGATGAAGCATATCGTGAACTTTATTATGATACAGATAAGCCACTTGTAAGTATTTGGGGTGTAACTGACGCAGATGTTCCTGGAATTGAAGGCAGAAGAATTAGTATTGAGACTGCTTCTAAAGTGTGGAATGCATGTGGTTTAAGAATTGGTGCATTAATTACAGATAATGCTGAATTTAATAACCGTTCAGTAGCTGAATATACAGCTAATCTTTGCGCAAATGCTATTGGTCAGTACATATTTGGTGCATTAGCTCATGAAAGTAAAGAGGGAATCTTAGGATGGTGCCAAGAAATCAGAGAATATTATAGAGAACAAATCTTAAAAGTTTATAAAGGATTAAAGGAGCAAGAACCTAATCTTATTGTTTCAAATCCAGATGCATCTATTTACACAGTTGTAGATGTTAGAAATGTTGTTAAACCTGGTTTTAACGCAATTGATTTTGTATTATATTGTGCAGGTGAAGGTTCAGTTAATATTGATGGTGTTGAAACAACATTATTAGTAGCACCTATGAGTGGATTCTATGATATTAAAGATAGTGAAGCTAATCCAGGCAGCACACAGTTTAGACTTTCTTTTGTTGAAACACCAGAAAAGATGGATAAAATTCCTGAGTTATTTGTAAAATTACTTAGAGAGTATGAATCACAAAGATAA
- a CDS encoding stage V sporulation protein S, which translates to MEVLKVSSKSNPNSVAGALAGVLRENGSAEIQAIGAGALNQGVKAVAIARGFVAPSGMDLICVPAFTDVDIDGEERTAIKLIVEPR; encoded by the coding sequence ATGGAAGTATTAAAAGTTTCATCAAAATCTAATCCAAATTCTGTAGCAGGGGCTCTAGCTGGAGTTTTAAGAGAAAATGGTTCAGCAGAAATACAAGCTATAGGAGCAGGAGCTTTAAACCAAGGTGTTAAGGCTGTAGCTATAGCAAGAGGATTTGTTGCACCAAGTGGTATGGATCTTATATGTGTACCAGCTTTTACTGATGTTGATATTGATGGTGAAGAAAGAACAGCTATAAAGCTTATAGTAGAACCTAGATAA
- a CDS encoding acetyl-CoA carboxylase carboxyltransferase subunit alpha, whose amino-acid sequence MNNLDIDKPIIELENRIAEFEKISKENNIDLSNEIDMLSKKLINLKNEIYENLTAWQKVNISRASSRPTTEDYIKNICSEFIEFHGDRLYKDDKAIVGGIGIIGNIPVTIIGHQKGRDVKENIERNFGMPHPEGYRKALRLMKQAEKFKRPIITFIDTPGAFCGLEAEERGQGEAIAKNLFEMSSLKVPVISIVIGEGGSGGALGLGVSNKVAMLEHSIYSVISPEGLSSILWKDASKANEASEIMKLTSSDLYKLNVIDKIIKEPLGGSQKNIEFTSDKMKDYIIEQLNGYGNKTEEEIVFERYSKFRKIGYDL is encoded by the coding sequence ATGAATAATTTAGATATAGATAAGCCCATTATAGAGCTTGAAAATAGAATTGCAGAATTTGAAAAAATATCGAAAGAAAATAATATAGATTTATCCAATGAAATAGATATGCTCAGTAAAAAGCTTATAAATCTAAAAAATGAAATATATGAAAATTTAACTGCTTGGCAAAAGGTGAATATAAGTAGAGCCTCTAGTAGACCTACAACAGAAGATTATATAAAAAATATATGCAGTGAATTTATAGAATTTCATGGGGACAGATTGTATAAAGATGACAAAGCTATAGTTGGAGGAATAGGTATAATAGGAAATATACCTGTTACTATAATCGGTCATCAAAAAGGAAGAGATGTAAAAGAAAATATAGAAAGAAATTTTGGTATGCCACATCCTGAAGGTTATAGAAAGGCTTTAAGGCTTATGAAACAGGCAGAAAAGTTTAAGAGACCTATAATAACTTTTATAGATACTCCAGGAGCGTTTTGTGGTCTTGAAGCTGAAGAAAGAGGTCAAGGAGAAGCAATAGCTAAAAATTTATTTGAAATGAGTTCGTTAAAAGTTCCTGTAATATCTATAGTTATAGGAGAAGGAGGAAGTGGAGGAGCATTAGGTCTTGGTGTATCTAATAAAGTAGCTATGCTTGAACACTCTATATACTCTGTAATATCTCCGGAAGGTCTTTCTAGTATATTATGGAAGGATGCTTCTAAAGCAAATGAGGCCTCAGAGATAATGAAGTTGACAAGTTCTGATCTATATAAACTAAATGTTATTGATAAAATAATAAAAGAACCTTTAGGAGGATCACAGAAGAATATTGAGTTTACATCAGATAAAATGAAAGACTATATAATAGAACAACTAAATGGGTACGGCAATAAAACTGAAGAAGAAATAGTTTTTGAAAGATACAGTAAATTTAGAAAAATCGGATATGATTTGTAA